TTTTGGCGGAGTTTTCCGCTCCCTCGGTGAGCGAAGTGCAAGTGACGTTCTTTCCTGATGGTCTTGAAGAAGTCCTTGGTCTAGGTGCGACGGTTTTAAACAAGCGCAGTCAGTGCACGCTTAAAGGAAATGAAAAAGGCCAGCTTGTAAGTCTTCAGTGTAAAGACTGGGCGCAAGATCGCAATCAAACGCAAATGATTCGACTCGATGTCTACGATTACTCGAAAGAGGGAAAAAATCTGATCAAACTGCGCGGCAAAGTTTATGAAAACCTTTCCGACACCCGCAAGATTGAAGCGGATATTCCCATGGAAGGAAAAATCCAAGTCACAGAGACCGAGCTGTATCCTCCGGAAACGCCTCCGCCGCCTGTGAATCCAACGCCGACGCCGGCGGCGAAGGGAGGCCCTGCTCCGGAGAGAGCCGCAAATGCGCCGCCTTTAGAGTTGCCGCCACAAGGACAAGGTCCCGAAGGTTTGATTCCTCCTCCGCGCGAAGAGATGGCTGTGGATCCGGATGTATTAATGCAAAGACAGCAGCAGCAAGGCGACGGCCCTGTGCAGGTTTTACCTCTGAGTGAGCAACAAAGAATTCTTGAGGGGTTGCCGCCAGAAGGTGTAGAACCGGAAATGCCACCGCAAGAGCAGGGCCAAGAGCCGCCTGCGCCTGAAGGAGTTGAAAATCATGGCCGCTAAAATCGAAATTGGTAAAAAAGTTCCTAATTTTAAAATTCCCTCTTCCAATGGGGAGGATTTTTCTTTGTCGAGCCTCAAAGGGAAAAAAGTGGTGTTGTATTTCTATCCGAAAGACAGCACTCCAGGCTGCACGACAGAAGGTATTGAGTTCAATGAACTTTTGTCGCAGTTTAAAAAACAAAACACTGAAGTTTTGGGAATTTCCCGCGACAGTTTAAAGTCCCACGATAAATTTATCTGCAAGTACGACTTTAAGTTTTCTCTTCTCTCGGATGAAGAAGAGGAAGTTTGTAAGCTTTTTGATGTGATTAAAGAAAAAAACATGTACGGCAAAAAAGTGATGGGCATTGAGCGCAGCACTTTTGTTCTTGATGAAGATCAAAAACTTGTCGGCGAATTCAGAAAAATCAAAGCGCAAGGCCACGCAGCAGAAATGCTGAAGTTCGTAAAAAGTCTCAAGTAGGAAAAAGGTGCCAGGTACCTTTTTCCCTTTCCCGAAAAAAAAGGCTCCTTGTCGGAGCCTTTTTTATTTTTATCCAGTTAGCGGAATGTGCCGCAGTTAGTGTTTGCTCTCAGCTGCTTGCACCATCAGTTCTGCGACTTGTTGTGAGAACTTCACCGGATCCGGCAATGACGAACCCTCAGTGAGCAATGCCTGTCCGTAAAGGATTTCCGCCCATTGGGACTGTTGCTCCGGCGATGCCGTTAGCATCTTTTTAAAGACGGCGTGGTTCGGATTGATCTCCATAATACGTTTCGTTTGCATGCCGGCATATTCTTTCCCCATTTGCGCCATCAGCTTTTGCATGTGCGCGGAGGGGTCGGAAGAAGAGGAAACCAGGCATGCCGGCGTGTTCGTCAGACGATCGGAAAGAACAACGTCTTTCACGTTCTCTGCCAAAGTTTTTTTCATCACCTCAAGAACAGGTTTCAAAGTTTCTTCGGCCTGTTTCTTTTCTTCCTCTTTCTTTTGCTTTTCTTCAGCTGTGTCTAAATCCAAACCTTCGCGAGTGATGGATTGCAGCTTCTTACCTTTGAACTCGCGCATCGAATCGACCACCCACTCATCCACCGGATCGACAAGAAGAAGAACTTCGTAACCTTTTTCTTTAAGCTTCTCAAGGTAAGGACTGTTGCTAACCTGGGAAAGAGAATCGCCTGTGATAAAGTAAATATCTTTTTGCGTTTCTTTCATGCGCGCGACGTATTCGTCGAGTGTTGTCATCTTATCTGACGCCGTCGAATGGAAAAGAACCAGATCTTGCAACTTTTCTTTGTTTGCCGGATCGCTTGGCAAGCCTTCTTTCAAAGTCGCACCGAACTCAGTCCAGAAGTCTTCGTAAACGCTGCGCTCTTTTGTCAGAAGGTCTTTGAGAGTTGCCAAAGTCTTGTTCGTGACGTTCTTGCGAATTTGCGTCACTTGACGATCTTGCTGCAAAAGCTCACGAGAGACATTCAAAGAAAGGTCGCTGCTGTCGACAAGACCTTTCATAAAGCGTAAATAAGCCGGGATCAGATCTTTGCAGTCAGACATGATAAACACGCGCTTGATATAAAGGCTTAAGCCATATTCCATGTCGCGCATATTGTAGTTAAAAGGCTTCTTGTTCGGAAGATACAAAAGCGCGTTAAACTCCATCGTGCCTTCGGCTTTGTAGTGAACGGTGCGCAGAGGCTCGTTCCAATCGTGCGTAAGGTGTTGATAGAATTCTTTATACTCTTCCGCCGTGATTTCGGACGGGGACTTCAGCCACAAGGCTTTTTGCGAATTCAGAACTTCATCTTCTTTTTCACCCTGCATTTTGATTGGGTAGGCGATAAAGTCGGAATACTTTTTAACAAGGGATTTAAGAACCCAAGTATCGGTGAAGTTTTGCACTTCATCTTCTTCTTTAAATTCTTTTAAATGCAACGTGATTGTCGTTCCGTTGCCATCAGGACGAGGCACGCTGTCGATGGAGTAAGTGCCATCACCTTGAGATTCCCACACAGTGCCGTCGTTGGTGCCGGCTTTTTGCGTGTGCAAAGTCACACGATCAGCCACCATAAAGGCAGAGTAAAAGCCCACGCCGAACTGACCGATCAATTCGGGCTTTGATTTCATTTCGGCATTCATTTGCGCGAAGGCTTTGGCGCCAGAGCGGGCGATCGTTCCGATAAACTCGACGACTTCTTCCTGAGTCATGCCGATACCATTATCGATAATCTTTAGAGTTTTCATATCGGATGAAGGTTCAAGACGAATCGTCGGTTGCCAGTTTTCAGGCAAAAGACTTGGATGAGTCAAAGAGTTGAATTTGAGCTTGTCGATCGCGTCGGAAGCATTGGAAAGAAGCTCACGCAAAAAGATCTCTTTATGCGAATAAAGAGAATGAATCACGATATCGAGAAGCTGTTTTATTTCTGCATTAAAACTTTGGACTTGTTTAGCCATAAAATCTCCTTCGAAAGCATTTTAACGACTTCCAAAATCTGGGAATTTTTAAAATTTTGGCAAGTCGTTAAAGTAAAAATTTAAGTATTGAAATTCATTTTTTTCGCAATCGATTCCGGCAAAGGCGGGACTTGCGAACCTGGAATAAAGAACGTTGTTAAATTAAAGAAATCGCCAAAGATTTTATGCTTCGAGGTCGCGTCAGCCAGGTACTTATGTCCGCTAGAGCCGCCCGTGCCGATCTTTTGGCCAAGCATTCTTAGCGCCATCATCGCGTGTCGGTAGCGCCATGTCGTCATGATTTCATCGATGTCCAAAAGCGCACGGATGATTCTAAACGGCGTCTGTAAAATCGGTTGGTGACGGTACAAAGGGATCAAAATAGCTGCGTGCAGGGCTTTATAGCTTAAGCGGTACTGGCCTTCTTGGCGCAATTTATTGTAAACCTCTTCGTTAAAGAGCGCTTCGAAACTGCCCAGAGCGGCCTCGAGGCCGGCGATGTCTCTTTTCTTTTCCTCTTCTGTAAGGCGGGAGTTCGCGCGAACGGTGTTCATATCGCTTTGGAACATCGAGTGCACGGCTTGCTTATACGAATCCCAGAAGTTGAAGTTCTCGCCTTGCAAGAACGGCGTTCTTTCAAGCCATTTCTCTACGGCATCAAAAAGCGACGTTGAATTTAAAACGTTCAACATCACCTGTTGTTGTTCTTCGGTCAGAGACTTATAAAAAGGAGACTGATTGTAAGCCAAACGGTCGCCCATGCGCAGACCTAATTTGGTTTCAATCAAACGCCATTGAAAGCTTTGAAACCCCGAAGCCGGGTAAAGCATGTCGCGGAAATCCAGAAAGTCCATTGGTGTCATTGTTTCAAGAACATCCACCTGACCGATGATAAGCTTTAGGATCGCGACAATACGTTCAAGACGGGCGGAAGTAACACCGAGTTCTCTTTCAGGAATTTCGTTTTGCTGGAAAGTTGTCAGCACCGAATCCAATTCGAAAATGATTTGTTTAAACCACAATTCGTAAGTCTGATGAACTGTGATGAAAAGCATTTCATCGTGAGCGGGTTTTCCGTATTCAATACTCTTTGGATTTTGTGCGGAAAGCAGAGTGTCTAGGCCCAAATAGTTATGATAGTGCACCGGAGGGTATTTCATCGTGAAAGCTCCTTTAAAGCTGAAGCAAAGCCGTCAATGTCTTCTTTTTGCGTATCCCAAGAAGTCATCCAACGACATTCAAAAGTGTTCTCGTCCCAAACGTAAAAGAAATATTTTTCGCGCAGAGGTTTTACCCAAGAGCTCGGAATTTTCGCAAAGACCGCGTTGCTTTGTGGAGTCTCGCGAACCTGAACTCCAGGAATGGATCGAACCGCTTCGTAAAGATACAAAGCCATATCGCAAGAATGTTGCGAGATTTCTTTCCACAAGCCGTTGGCGAAATAAGTTTCAAACTGACAGGCGATAAAGCGGGTCTTTGAGGGAAGCTGGGCGCTTTGCTTGCGGATGTATTTAAAATCCTGCGCCAAATCTTTATTAAGAAAAACAACGGCTTCTCCCATCATAAGACCGTTTTTCGTACCGCCAAAAGAGACGACGTCGACGCCAAGATCCGTTGTGATTTCTTGCAATGTCTTTTTAAGAAATGTCGCCGCATTGGCAAGACGGGCACCGTCGATGTGCACGTGCATTTTTTTATCTTTGGCCCAAGCGATTAAAGTCGTGAGTTCTGCCAACGAATAAGTCGTCCCAAGCTCCGTCGGTTGTGTCAGACTCAAAACCTGCGCTTGTGAATAATGCTGATCGCCGCGACGGATAAATGCTTTTTCAAGCTCATCGACAGAAAGTTTTCCGTTGCGAGAAGGAAGGGCGATCAATTTGCAACCCGCCATAAACTCCGGCGACCCGCATTCATCGACATTGATGTGCGCGACATCAGAACACAGAACGGACTGATAAGGCCGGGCTATCGATCTTAAGGCCGTAACATTGGCCGCAGTACCATTGAACACGAAGAAGACCTGCGCGTGAGGGCCGAACTCGCGGCGAAAAGCTTCGACGGCTTTTTCCGTCCACTCGTCCGTGCCATAAGCCGGGGCGTGTTCGACATTTGCCAGAGCCAAGGAAGCTAAAATCCGCGGATGAACTCCAGCATGATTATCACTGCCAAAACCTCGTTTCATAATCAGCCCTTTTTAAGAGTGGCGAAAATAAAATTATACGCGATCAGAGCGGCCAATTTACTTGTGCGATTGTCTTGATCCAAAGGAGGTGAAACTTCATAGATGCCGATACCACGAACATCAAATTCGCGAACCAACCACAAGAAGCTCTCTAAAAATTCTTTCGTGAAAAGTCCCGTCGTCCAAGATTGGCTGCAGCCGGGAGCTTCATTCGAAGTAAAGGCATCGATATCAATACTCAAGAAGACTTTTTTCTTCTCTTTGCCCTGCATGAAGTTTTGCAGCGTTTGCTGAAGGCCTGCTTCATTCACTTGATCTAGCGTGAAGATCGCCGCGCCATGATTCTTGGCCCATGTGATGTGCGCTTGGCTGTTGCATTGATTTTGAATGCCGACTTCCGCAAAGTCCACGTGACCATGAAACTCAGACAGAACGCGATGAAAAGGCGTTCCTGAATTCAAGCCCTTGTCAGTCGGGCGCACATCCATATGAGCGTCGAAATTAATCAGAACCGCATCGTCCTTGTAAACGTCCAAGAAGCCTGCGCCATCGCAGTAGCCATAGTCGTGGCCTCCACCGAGAGAGATCCAGCGTTTACCGCTTTGGGCGAAGGTGCGCACTGTTTCGCGCGCCCGCTCGTGACGTTCCGCTAAAGGCTTCTCTTTATCGACAAGATCGCCCACGTCGAGAATTTTCGGTAGGCGTGTTGCAAGCAAGTGCGGAGTCATTTTGTAGAGGTAAAGACGAACATGATGTGGAGCCGTTTGTGCTCCCGGACGACCACCGTTAAGGGCGATACCTTCGTCATCAGGATAACCTAGAATAGTAATGTCAGAGGGAGTGTCAGCGATCGATTGCAGATCGGCTTTACTAAGGAGCTGGACGCATTCACCAAGACGAGGATCTTCTTTATCATTTTTCGTGAAAAGAAGATGTTTGTCGATCGGATGAAACCAGCTCATTATTTCAGGTTGCCCCACTTAGAAAGTCGAAGAATTTTATTAATATTTCCAGTTTCAGAGTCGTAGATTTTCATCGTTGCGTTGCTCTTGTTGAACTGGATCGTCGCAAACGTCGTGCTTGTCGAATCAGACAAGAAAAGAACCCACTCTTTGCCGCCAGAAGGCGTGATGCTGTAAGTGTAGCGCACCGGTTCTACAACGGAAATCGCAGAGCCGTTTTGGAAGTCCTTCATGTTGATCGGGTAGAAGTTCAAAGATTTGAAATCACGAACTGTGATCACACCTTCTTGGCTGTACCAGTAACCAAGCATCTTTTTAAGACCAACGTAGTCGATGCTTTCGATCACGGCTGTGCACGTGTCTTTATCAAGAAGACCTGAAGCCGTAATTGTATCGCCTGAAGCAAGCTTGCGAAGGCTTTCTGCTGCATCCTCTGATTTTGTGTCAACAAGGTATCTATAGCATCCGTTATCTGCGAGCAAATAAACGCCAGATGGGTCTTTAACCACGGTACCACTTACGGGCGTAGCCGCAGAGGCCATGCATGTTGAAACAAGGCTGAGGACGAAAAGCAAAAATCTCATGCCCCACCTTGTTTCATGGGTCGAAAGCTCGGTCAATAGTATTCCTACTCCATTTTTTGACAAATGGAGTCAACTGCTAAATTAAATAGCATTTTACCATGTTCGGCAGAGCAAAGGCTCGGGTTTGAACCCATTCGGCCATCGGGAAAAATTTCTCGGAATTCTTGAGGCGCCATCGGCCAATGTGGACGATCTTTCGTGGGCTGAAAATTCATCTTCGGAACGTCTTTATAAGCTTCAGGATGTGTGTACATCGTGACGGAAATCTCCCCGCACGTGGCGTGGAATCCGTTTTCATTCCCAAAAACTTTGTTTTCGTAAGCCGTGACTTCAGGAAGATGCCACCAGTTAAAAAGCTTAATATCGAAAGTTTCTTTGTCTTGTTTGGCTTGGCAGAACGCCGAAGTCAAAGGCGCGATATTTCCGCCATGACCGTTAATAAAAGTGAACTTATTAAAGCCGTGCTTGCCAAGACTTTGAATAATCTCTGTCACGACTTGAATGTAAGTGAGTGGAGAAAAAGTGATCGTGCCCGGAAACGCCATGTGATGAACGGCCATGCCAAAACAAAGCGGCGGCGCCACCAGAGTTTGAGTTTTTTCTCCCACGGCTTTAGCGACTTCCCATGCCGAAAGATAGTCGATACCGATAAGCCCTGTCGGGCCATGTTGTTCGGTTGAACCGACAGGCACAATGATGTGCTTTTTGGTTTTGAGATACTCTTCCACTTGTGGCCAGGTTTTTTCTTGTAGATTCATCGACATTGTCTTGCTCCAGTCCTCTAAGCACACATAAGATTAAGATAAATGTCTATGGATAACGGAACTCGTCAGCTTTCTTTTCCTCTGCGCGGTGAATGGCCTGCGGCCGACGTCGTGGCTTTGCGCGATGTCGACGTGGTAGGTGTCGGTGGTCTGCGCCGCCATCAGCTCGAAGAGTTGCAAAAAACAAAGAAAATTATTTTGCAAACGCATGAAAATAAAATTCCTTCTTCGGTTCTTTCGATTTATCAGGCCGAGCTTCTGCGCACATTGCAGTGGCTCCGTCCGTTCAAAGTGGAAGAAGGGACGTCTTTCGATTTTGTTCAAGAGCAGAAAAATCTTTTTGATAAGATTTTTCCTCTGACCAAGCAGGGCTTGGGATTTACTGCCAACAAACTTCGCGATTCGTATCTGGAAGACATGGAGTGGAGCAGCTGGCTTTTGCAAGATCACTGGCGCTATTTCGTCGGGTATCTTCGTCAGAAATTTCCGGACAGAATGGATTTGATGGAGCTCGCACATTGGGAGTGGGTCCTGGCGTGGCTCGAAATTCAACCGTTTGATATCGGCGCTTTGGAATTCGGTTTGGTGGTGATCAATCCAAGTCTTCAGGTGGTTTCGTTATCTCAGGACAATCCTGTTTTAAAGCGAGACAAAGGTATGTATGCTTTTGTTTACAGTGACGATCGCGGTACTGTGGTGGAAAGGTCACTGGACGTCTATGAAGCGCAAATCATCGACTTATTACAAGAAGATAGAAAGTACACACCTGAGCAGTTGGTGCAAGCCGCGCTTTTAAGTGACGAAATAACACCACGGCTATCGCCCGAGGAATGGCAAAAAAAGTTTTTATCATTGCAAGCCGACGCTATACTCATTTGTGTAAGTGGATAGTTCAGATTCGACGAACAGGGAGAGTGAGTATGAAATCTAAATTGTTGGTGTTAAGCGCGTTGTTGAGTGTAGGTCTTTTTGCTTCCATCTCTGAAGCCCGCAGCACCGGTGGCGGTGTGATGTTGACGGCGAATGCGTTTATGCGCAACACAACCTCAAAGGTAGGCAGTGGTTCCGAAAGCGAAAGCAAGGTGAGTACCTATGATTTGAAGCTGGGTTATCTTGGCGGTAGCGGCTTGTATCTGGGCGGTATCTACTCTATTTCCAAGACAGAAGGTAGCGGCGCCTCAACGGACGGCAAAGCTTTAGGTGGCTCTATTGGTTATGTCGGAGCCAGCGGATTTTACGTGCAAGGTCACTACTTAGCGCAAGCAGAGTACGGCGATTGGAAAGAGGGAACAGGTTTCCAAGGTGACTTCGGTTATATCACGAATGTCACAGGTGCTTTTATCGTGGGCGTTGAGCTTTCATATCGCGCGATTGAGTATAAAAAAGACGAAACAGATGCTTCTGTTTCCAGTATTAAAACATCGGAGTTGATGCCACTTCTCACGGTCGGCTTTATTTTTTAAGGACGAAAAATATAAATTTTAGAACGTTATTGTGAGGCTCCCAGGACGGGAGCCTTTTTTATTTTGCGGTCTATAGACCCTTAAGAATTTCGTTCAACATTTGCAGATGTGGCAGAGGATGTTTCCCGACGTGATCGATCATAAGCTTTTTTGCGGCCTCAGCTTTTGGAATGCCTTCAAAAGTAATCAAACGATCCATCGCATTCGCGGAAGACACGATAATCGCCAAAGGATCCTGTTCTTTCTCGCGCAGACCTTGAGGTCCCGTGCCGTTAATGGTTTCTTCGTGTTGCGCGATGATGTTGATGACAGTTTGATCGAAGTGTTTTTTGTCGTGCACGCGCAAAGCACCTTCTCTTGGATGGCGATCCCACATCGCTTTGTCAGCGGCACTCATCGTATCGAGAGGCTGATTCAAGTTGAGCGTCGTATTGTGATGACCATAATCGTGCAGAAGAGCGCCCAAAGTCAGGAGCTGAGTTTTCTTAGGGTCGGTGACTCCCAATTTCTGAGCTAAAGCAATCGCCAGCGTTGAAACCGTCACGCCATGATGGGCGATATTTTTGTCGGTGTTTTCCATGTTCATGATCGCACCCATAGCCTGGGCGTTACTCATGATAAAGCTGACGTATTTACCGGCAGCATCTTTAGCATAGTTGTAGGACTCGACGTTGTCGGCGTTTTCAAAAACCTCTTCCGTATTGCTTTGCTGCGATCCTTGAATGATTTCAGCACGCGTTTGAATGTCCTTGTTCGAGGAGTTGTCATAAGCCGTTTCAATATTCTTCTGCAAGTAGTTGCGATAAGCGGCTTCCTCGTCATTGAGGATGTACATTTTGCGAAGCTTTTTGTCCTTAAGACGCTTAAGGCGTTCCCCTTCGAAACTGTCGCCGCGACGAAGGTAGAGAACCATTTTCTCGTTGATCTTAACGTAAGCGTTGAAATCGATTTTTTGATCTCCGCGCAGGGTGCTTACGCGAATAGAAACATAATCCATTGCCTGAGTTTCCTTCGGTTGTTATCGTGAACCTATGTCGATTGATAAAGAAATTGTAGAAGATTTTGTGAGTGAGTCAAAGACCTTAATTGAGGAATTGATAGACCTTCTCGAAGGTATTGAAGGTGATTTTTCTCAGGTTCTTAAGTTGGCCGATTATGGCAACAACGTCGACCGCATCATGGGGGGAGCGAAAAGTTTAGCGATGCTCGCGCCTCCGGATCACGCTCTTCATATGATTTCTGACTACGCAGCTCTTTGCAAAGCCGTCGGTTACAAGGCGTCGCAAATCACCGACAATGAACAATTTTTTGATGTGTGCGTAGCCGTATTGTTAGACGCCACGGAAACCCTGAGCACGCTGCTAAGTAATATTCACGAAGATGGCAAAGTCTTACGCGAAACAATTCCGCAAGCCTTCATCGAGCGATTGCGTTGGGTCTCAAGCCAATTCAGCGAAGCCTACAGTATGAGCGTCGGCACAGGCGCAACGCCACAAAAGCTAAAACAATCCGAAATCGACGACCTCCTCAAAAAGCTCGGCCTCTAAAAATCAGCGGGCATCTTTTCCGAGTTGGGTGAGAGTCCATTGGGCGAGTTCGCCGAGTTTTTCGTGTGTTTGCAGTTCGGACACTTCGTTTGTGAGGGAGTGCAGTCGACGGTTGGCGACGACGATCAGGGCATTTCTTTTTAAGCCGAAAGAGCCAGCGCGGGCGAGCGGAGTTCCTAAGAAATCGCGGCCGATTTTTTTTCCTGAAGCCGTCAGAATATAGCGGAGATCTTCAACCAAGAGCTGCTCATCGTTGTCATTTAAGGGCAATGATTTTTCGATGGAAAGCTGTCCCTTAAAAACTTTTTGATTCCAAGGACACACTGTTTGGCACAGATCACAGCCAAAAAACCAATCGCCGATTTTTTCGCGCAAGTCTTCGGCAGGAACTTGGCGCGATTCAATCGTCAAATAGGAAATGCATTTACGCGCATCCATCTTACGCGGTTCGAGCAAAGCTCCTGTGGGGCAGACGTCGATGCATCGAGTGCAGGTGCCGCAAAAATCCGGCAGCGGAGAAAACTCTGTTTGCATATTCAGTGACGAATAAATTTCGCCAATAAAAAACAAGCTGCCTTTTTTGGGATGAATCAGACACGTGTTTTTCCCGACCCAGCCTAAGCCCGCGCGTTTCGCAAGATCGCGCTCCAGCACGGGGCTGCTATCTGTGAATGGCAAAAACTCTTCTCCAGGAAAAAGCTCTTGCAGTTTTTTACAGAGAACTCCCATGCGCTCTTTAAACCAGAAATGATAGTCCATGCCTTGGGCATAAAGACTCACGCGCGCTTGCTTCAGGGGAAAGTCGGTTTTGCGTTCAGGGTGGGGGTAATACGGAATCGCAAAGACCAATGCACTTTGGGCGCGCGGCCACTTCGATTGCGGGTTTTCTTTGATCGGCGCATGTTCTTCAAGATATTTCATGTCCCCGTGAAGACCTTCGTTGAGCCACTCGCGATAAAACTCAAAACTCAAAGGTTTGCTCAATGACGTGAAACCGAAATGGGAAAACCCCAATTCTTCAATGGTTTCATCAATAAGAGACTTCATCTCCTGTGGCGTCACGAACAAACTCTTTCTTTCAGGCCGGTCTTTTTCTACAATGAGGACATGTCACAAGTCCAAAAACTCTTGGAATCTCATCCTCATTGGGCGGCTGTGGAGGCAATTTACCACAGGTTGCAAGCGCATGGCTACAAGGCCTTTTTGGCCGGGGGCTGTGTGCGCGATGCCCTTTTGGGTATTCAGGCTAACGACTTGGACTTAGCGACGGATGCGACTCCCGATCAAATTGAGTCTCTTTTTGAAAAAACGGTCAACGTCGGAAAGGTCTTCGGCGTGATGCGAGTTCTCGTCGAAGGGGCCGACATCGAGGTCGCGACATTCCGAACGGATATGGATTATAAAGATGGCCGTCGGCCTGAAGGGGTTGAGTTTTCGTCGCCGCAAGAAGACGCTCAACGCCGCGATTTCACGGTGAACGCGCTTTTTTATGATCTCGTGAGCAAAGACGTGCTTGATTATGTTCACGGGCAAGAAGATCTGGCAGCGCGTATTTTGCGCACGGTGGGCGAACCGGAAAAACGTTTTCAAGAAGATCATTTGCGTTTGTTGAGAGCCGCGCGTTTTTCCGCGCAGTTGGATTTTGATATTGAAGAAAGAAGCTTTGCGGCCGTCAGCAAGATGGCGTCGCTTGTCAAGCGAGTCAGTGGCGAGCGCATTCGCGACGAAATGGCCAAGCTTTTAAAAGCCAAAGCACTGCGCCGAGGGCTGGACATCATGTCGATGTCGGGGTTAATGAAAGAACTTTTTCCTTTCCGCGAGCGCGATAACTCCTGGACCGATCATCCCGCCGTGGAGGCCTGGCAGAATTTCAGTCTTTTTTTTGCTAAGGCAGAGAAATCTGAACTCGAACAAGGCCTGAAGCTCTTGCGACTTTCCGTGAAAGAAATGCGCGCCATTGAAAGAGCTTGGACCCTGTGGAAGTCGCCCGAAGATTTTTTCAAACAAAGCATGGGTCAGCGTTTGCAGCGTTTGCAAGAAGACGGCGTTCTTTATGCTTTACAGATTTTGTTACGACAAAACACTTTATGGAAGCTTGAAATCGAAGAGCTTTTCGCCGAGTGGTCCTTTTGGCAACAGCAATTGCCGAAGCCGTTTTTAAACGGAGAAGATATCAAAGGACAGTTGAGCGGTAAAGCTATCGGGGAGTGTCTGGCATTGGCCTACGAACAACAACTAGAACGTAAACTGCGCAGTCGTGACGAGGCTTTGCAGTGGTTGCAGAAATATTTGGAAAGAGAGCCGTCTTAGATGGAATTCGCATATGTTCCAAGTACGTGGAAGAGATTTTTTGCCCACGGAATTGATCAGTTATTTATTCTGCCTTTCTATTTGCCTTTTGCGGGAGTTTTCTTTCGCCTGG
This region of Bdellovibrio sp. 22V genomic DNA includes:
- a CDS encoding CCA tRNA nucleotidyltransferase, with product MSQVQKLLESHPHWAAVEAIYHRLQAHGYKAFLAGGCVRDALLGIQANDLDLATDATPDQIESLFEKTVNVGKVFGVMRVLVEGADIEVATFRTDMDYKDGRRPEGVEFSSPQEDAQRRDFTVNALFYDLVSKDVLDYVHGQEDLAARILRTVGEPEKRFQEDHLRLLRAARFSAQLDFDIEERSFAAVSKMASLVKRVSGERIRDEMAKLLKAKALRRGLDIMSMSGLMKELFPFRERDNSWTDHPAVEAWQNFSLFFAKAEKSELEQGLKLLRLSVKEMRAIERAWTLWKSPEDFFKQSMGQRLQRLQEDGVLYALQILLRQNTLWKLEIEELFAEWSFWQQQLPKPFLNGEDIKGQLSGKAIGECLALAYEQQLERKLRSRDEALQWLQKYLEREPS
- the queG gene encoding tRNA epoxyqueuosine(34) reductase QueG, with product MKSLIDETIEELGFSHFGFTSLSKPLSFEFYREWLNEGLHGDMKYLEEHAPIKENPQSKWPRAQSALVFAIPYYPHPERKTDFPLKQARVSLYAQGMDYHFWFKERMGVLCKKLQELFPGEEFLPFTDSSPVLERDLAKRAGLGWVGKNTCLIHPKKGSLFFIGEIYSSLNMQTEFSPLPDFCGTCTRCIDVCPTGALLEPRKMDARKCISYLTIESRQVPAEDLREKIGDWFFGCDLCQTVCPWNQKVFKGQLSIEKSLPLNDNDEQLLVEDLRYILTASGKKIGRDFLGTPLARAGSFGLKRNALIVVANRRLHSLTNEVSELQTHEKLGELAQWTLTQLGKDAR